From Amycolatopsis sp. WQ 127309:
TCTTCTCGGGCTCCGACGAGGAGCAGGAGTACCTCGGCCTGCCGGGCTTGCTGGAGCCGGACCAGGTCCGCGCACTGCTGCGCAAGCGGCAGGAAGAGCAGGTCGCGGACGAGAAGCGCCGCAAGCCGAAGGCCGAGGAGCAGGCCCCGGCGCCGGCCCGCTCGGCCTCGGTGAGCGAGCGGCTGGGCACGTTGCGCAAGGAGCTGAACGCCCTGGTGGGCATGTACCACCACCGCACGAAGAAGCCCCACGGCGCGATCCACAACGAGCTACGCCGAGTCTGCGGCGGCCCGCCGACCGCGATGGCGACGATGGAACAGCTGGAAGAACGGATAGTCACCCTCCGCTCCTGGTGACGCCTCGGTGCTGAGGTCTGGTTCTGGTGGCCACGTTGGGGGTCCGGTGGGTCCGGCCCGACGGCCGGGGCGGGCGTGCGGTCGGGCTGGTCCTGGTGGCCGGTTCAAAGCCGAGCACGGTCGCGAGGCGGCCAGGTGTGGGTCCGGCTGATCATGTGACCCCGGCGCGGCCTGCCCGCTACCCTCGCCGCCGCCGCGGCGCCCCCAGGGGCTCCCGCCCTAGCCAGTCGAATCGCCGCCGGTTTGCTCACCGCTCTCGCCTGCCCGGCCGTCTTTCCGCCCGCTGCCCTCCATCGCCCCGGTCGTGGGCTTACCGGTGGCCCTCGTCGCCCCCTTGCCACAGTCAGCCGATCGGTCCCGGCCGCAGCGGCCCCGCTCCCGTCCCGGCCAGTCGAGCCGCCGCCGGCCTGTCCGCCGCCCTCGCCGTCGCAGTCGCGAGAGCCGCCAGTGGCCCCTCGTCGTGCCGCGGGGGTCCCTCGGCCGCCTCGCCGCTCCGCCGCCCCGGTCCCGGGTCTGCCCGCTGCCCTTGCCGGCCCGGTCGCACGTTCGCCCACTGCTTTCGCCGCCGTAGCCGGCCCCGGTCGTGGAGCCCGCCAACTGTCCTCGTCACCCTTGTCGCAGGTCAGCCGATCGGCCCCCGGCCGCAGCCAGTCCCGGACCACCCCGTCACTCCATCGTGAGCCGCCTCCGACCCTCCCGTGTCGCCCGAGAGGCTGAAGTTCGTCGTCACCGTCCGTTCTCGGGGTGCCCGGTCGGTTCCTGTGACGCTGTGTGCCCGGCTGTCACCGCCGGCCTGCCCGTCCGTTCCCGGGCGGACGACACTTCGGGCAGTCCGGGCGAAAGGTTTCGCAAGTCGGCGACCAGGAACGGGAGGGGTCGGTGGGATCACCACGGCTTCGCCGGCGCCCACGCTCGGTGTCCGGGACTTAGGCGGCGGGGCCACCTTCACGCCGTCAAGAAACCTGGATGTAACACACGGTGAGTAGTGGCGATCACATCGTCAGCGGATCTACTCTTTCCGGGCGACGGTCAGCCTGTGTTGCCGAACCGTGTCCAATTGGTGTCATTTAATCGATCCAGCTATCTTCCCCGCAGCCGCTCAGCGGCATATGTTGTCGCCCACAACATATGCGCGTCGGTGCGCCGGGGGCTCCTCCGGATCACCGCCCCGCAAGGCCCGGGACAGCAGTCGCGGGCCGAATCGACACAATGCTTGGATCCGGAAGGAACGAGGATGCGCAGCAGAACCCTTACCCTCCTCGCCGCCACGGTGAGCACCGGCTTGGTGCTCTCCGCGTGTGGTGCAAACAGTTCGGACAGCGGGGGCGCGGGGAGCAGCTCCGCCTCGTCGTCCGCTCCGGCCGCCGCGGGCGGCGCCAGCGGCAAGGTCGGTGTCATCCTGCCGGAGACCGCCACCTCGGCCCGCTGGGAAGCCTTCGACAAGCCGATGCTGCAGGCCGCTCTCACGGCGCAGGGCTTCGAAGCCGACATCCAGAACGCCCAGGGTGACGCCCAGAAGTTCTCCACCCTGGCCGACGGCTTCATCAGCTCCGGTGTCAAGGCCCTGATCATCGCCCCGTCCGACCCGGCCGTCGGTGCCGCCGTCGAGGCGAAGGCGAAGGGCGCCGGCATCCCGGTCATCGACTACGACCGGCCGAGCCTCGGCGGTTCCGCCGACTACTACGTCTCGTTCGACAACGAGAAGGTCGGCCAGCTGCAGGGCCAGGGCCTCGCGGACAAGCTGAAGGCCACCCCGGGCGCGCAGGTCATCCAGATCGAGGGTGCCCCGACCGACAACAACGCGACGCTGTTCACGGCCGGCCAGGACTCCGTCCTCAAGCCGCTGTTCACCAGTGGTGCGCTGAAGCTGGTCCAGAAGCAGCCGATCAACGACTGGGACAACCAGCTCGGCGGCACGACCTTCGAGCAGATCCTGCAGGGCAACGGCGGCAAGGTCGACGGCGTCGTGGCGGCGAACGACGGCCTGGCCGGCGCGGTCATCACGATCCTCAAGAAGAACGGCCTCAACGGCAAGGTCCCGGTCACGGGCCAGGACGCCACCGCGGACGGCCTCATGGCCATCATGCGCGGCGACCAGTACCTGACCATCTTCAAGCCGATCAAGGAAGAGGCCGAGGCCACCGCCAAGCTGGCCGCCGCCCTGGCCAAGGGTGACACCGCCGGTGCGGACGCGATCGCGACGGGCAAGCTCCACGACCCGAAGAACAACCGCGACATCAAGTCCGTGCTGCTCACGCCGACCCTGATCCTGGAGAAGGACATCAAGACCGTCGTGACCCAGGGCTACGTCAAGGCCAGCGAGATCTGCGGTGGCGACCTCGCCGCCAAGTGCACCTCGCTCGGCATCTCCTGAGCCGCTCGCGGTACCGATCCGGCCAAAAGTAGGCCGCCCCTGAGCGGCACGTAACCGTTGCTACGGTCGATTCGGCCGTGGCTGTGGTCGGATCGGTACCCAACGGCGCAGTACCCATGAACAGCCGGGCCGGGACGCGCACCCCGACGGCGCGCCCCGGCCCGGTCCCCACTCCTCGCTTGCCGATCGGCGGAGCGGCGGCACAGGGCATAAGAAATTCGGAGAAATGCCATCCATGAGTGAGCCCATCCTCGAGATCAAGGGCCTGAACAAGAGCTTCGGCCCCGTCCACGTCCTCCACGACGTGGACTTCGACGTGCGTGCGGGCGAAGTGACCGCCCTGGTCGGCGACAACGGCGCCGGCAAGTCGACCCTCGTCAAGTGCATCGCCGGTATCCACCCGTACGACTCGGGGGCCGTGCGGTTCAACGGGCAGGACGCCCACATCCGCGGGCCCAAGGACGCGGCCGACCTCGGCATCGAGGTCGTCTACCAGGACCTGGCGCTCGCGGACAACCTCGACATCGTCCAGAACATGTTCCTCGGCCGTGAGCGCGGGAACAGCTGGAAGCTGGACGAAGCCAGCATGGAGAAAGCCGCTCGCGAGACGCTGGCCTCCCTGTCGGTGCGGACCGTGAAGTCGGTCCGGACGCCGGTCTCCTCGCTGTCCGGTGGTCAGCGCCAGACCGTGGCCATCGCGAAGTCGGTGCTGTGGAACAGCAAGGTCGTCGTGCTGGACGAGCCGACCGCCGCGCTCGGCGTCGCGCAGACCCGGCAGGTGCTGGACCTGGTCCGCCGGCTGGCCGAGCAGGGCCTCGGCGTGGTGCTGATCAGCCACAACATGGCCGACGTGTTCGAGGTCGCCGACCGCATCTCGGTGCTGTACCTCGGCCGCCTCGTCGCCGAGGTGCACACGAAGGACGTCAGCCACGGCCAGATCGTGGAACTGATCACCGCGGGTCGCTCCGGTGACCTCGGCCTGGCCCGGCCCGAAGCCGTGGTCCTGTGAGCGGGAAGAAAGAACCGGACATGACTGAAACCCCTGCCAAGCACGAAGTCGGCTCACCCGCCGACGCGCTCGCGCAGACCCAGAACCCCACCGCGGCGATCACCGACTTCGGCATCGACACGACATCGATGTCAACCGGTGAAGCGCTTCGCGACTACTTCGCCCGCATCCGGGCCGGTGAGCTCGGCTCGCTGCCGTCGCTGTTCGGCCTGCTCGTGCTGGTCATCCTGTTCAGCGCGCTGTCGGACAACTTCTTCACCCTGTCCAACATCGCCAACGTGTTCCCGCAGGGCGCGGGCGTGATCATCATCGCGATGGGCATCGTCTTCGTCCTGCTGCTCGGCGAGATCGACCTCGCCGCCGGTGTGGCCTCCGGCACCGCCGCGTCGGTGATGGCGCTGCACTACGTGCACGCCGGAAACCTGCTGGGCACCTTGGGCTCCGGCGTGTTCATCACGTTCATCGCGGTCCTCGCCGTGGCCATGCTGCTGTCGGCCTACCAGCGGATCTGGGCCGGCGCCGTGCTGTCGCTGATCGGCTTGCTGCTCGTCGCGGTCGGCGTCCCGGCCAACGCCTGGCTCGAGATCCTGCTGGCCATCTGCGTCGGCACCGCGATCGGCTGCATCACCGGCTTCCTCGTCTCGAAGATCGGCATGCCGTCCTTCGTCGTGACGCTGGCGTTGTTCATCGTGTGGCAGGGCGTCCTGCTGCAGTTCATCGGTGAAGGCGGCACGATCGGCATCACCAACTCGGACACCCTGTACAAGATCGCCAACGGCAACCTGAACATCCTCGGCAGCTGGATCTTCTTCCTCGTCGCCGCGGGCGGGTTCGCCGTGATCACGCTGATCAGCCACTTCAAGCGGCTCCAGCGCGGCCTGGTCGTGCAGCCGACGGCGCTGGTGCTGGTCAAGGTCGGCGCGCTCGTCGTGCTGTCGGCGGTGGGCACCTGGCTGCTGACGATCAACCGCTCGCCGAACAAGGCCGTCGTCACGATCGAGGGCGTCCCGTACGTCATCCCGATCATGCTGGTGCTGCTGGTGGCCGGGACCTACGTGCTCAACAAGACCAAGTACGGCCGGTACGTGTACGCGGTCGGCGGCAACAAGGAAGCCGCCCGTCGCGCCGGTATCGACGTGCCGAAGATCCGGGCGAGCGTGTTCGTCATCGGCTCGGCGATCGCGGCCATCGGCGGCATCGTCGCCGCGTCGAAGGTCGGTTCGGTCAGCCCGCAGTCCGGTGGCCTCAACACGCTGCTGTACTCGGTCGGTGCGGCCGTCATCGGCGGCACGTCGCTGTTCGGCGGCAAGGGCCGGGTGGCCGACGCCGTCGTCGGTGGCCTGGTCATCGCGGTGGTCATCAACGGCCTGGGCCTGCTCAAGCAGCCGGCCGCGGTGGTCAACATCATCACCGGCCTGGTCCTCCTGCTCGCCGCCACGGTCGACGCGCTGTCGCGGCGCCGCGCGGCTGCGTCGACGCGCTGAACCAGCATGGGATGATCAAGCCCGTGTCCAGCTCACCCGTCGCGCGACCGGACGAGGTGCGCCGGCACAACCGCACGACCCTGCTCCGCCTGCTGCACGTCGGCGGGCCGAGCACCCGGGCGACCCTGGCCGCCGAGCTGGGGCTCAACCGGAGCACGATCAAGACCCTCGTCGACGGGCTGGCGGAAGCCGGTGTCGTCGAGGAGAAGGTGCCGAGGCCGGGACGAGGGGCGGGCCGCCCCTCGCTCCTGGTCCTGCCCCAGCCGCACGCGGCGGTCGTGCTCGCGGTCGACCTGCAGGTCGAGCACGTCGCGATCGCGCTCGTGGGGCTGGGCGGCCAGATCCTGGGCCGCAACAGCTGGAACCTGCGGGGCCGGATGAACCGGCCCGAAGAGGTCATCACCCACGTCATCGAGTCGGCGACCGTCCTGGCCGGCGACCTCGACGTGAGCCCGGTGGCGGTCGGGGTGTCGGTCCCGGGCGTCGTCCGGCGCGCGGACGGGTACGTGCACGAGGCACCCAACCTGCGCTGGACCGACGTCGCGCTCGGCGAGCGGCTGGGCGGTGTCCTGCAGATCCCGATCCTGGTTGGCAACGACGCCGAGCTCGGCGCGGTCGCCGAACACCTGCGCGGAGCGGCCCGCGGGTCCTCCGACATGGTGTACATCTCGGCGGACGTCGGGGTCGGCGGCGGCGTCATCGCCGAAGGCGCGGCCCTGCGGGGCGGCGCGGGCTACGTCGGCGAGATCGGGCACATGGTGATCCGGCCCGGCGGGCGCCCCTGCTACTGCGGCAGCAGCGGCTGCTGGGAGACCGAGGTCGGCGAGGCCGCGTTGTGCCGGGCGCTCGGGCTGGCCGAAGACACCCCGCGCGGCGCGATCCTGTTCGAGCTGCGCGAGCTCGGCCGGGACTCCGAAGCGGCGATGACGCGGCTCGCGGAGTTCGCCGAGTGGCTGACCCTCGGGCTGATCAACGTCGTCAACCTGCTCGGGCCGCAGCTGGTGATCCTCGGCGACCTGCTGACGGTGCTGCCGGAGGCGGTCCTGCGGCACGTCGGCGCGGAGGTGCGCCGGCGCAGCCTGGTGAGCCGGGCGGTCGGCGGCACGCGGATCATCAGCTCGGCACTGGGCGCCGACGTGAAGCTCTTGGGCGCCGCCGAAGTCGCGTTCGAAGTCGTGCTGGATTCTGTCTGACTTCTTGTCCGGTTTCGTGTCCGGAATCACGGCATTCCGAGGCCTGTCCGTGATTTCCGGCGCGGCAATCGGCAACTTGCAGTTGTGCCGGTCGACTGTGCCGGTTGGAGAAATACGAAGGCGGCCAGTGCCTGTGCGCACTGACCGCCTTCGCGTGTGTCTAGGTCGTTACCGCTGGATGTCGGCGGACAGTTCCTTGAGCTTGGCCTCGTGCTCGCGGGCGTGGTGCCCGCAGAAGAGAAGCTCGCCGCCCTTGAGGACGGCGCGTACCTGAGCTGCGGCCCCGCACCGGTCACAGCGGTCGAGGGCGGTCAGTTCGGGGCGGGTGAGCGTCGGCGTTGTCATGGGGGTCTCCCTCCGTCCCGGCACCGGTTGCCCGGTGCCATCGATCCAGCTACGCCCACTTCGGACTGATGTCGGCTACGGCGATCGTCTCCGGCTCCGCGGTGTTCGTGCTTCCACTCTTCCAGACGTTTCGCGGCCCGCAAGTGTTCCCGCGCCGGTGGGACCCGAGTCACGTCGATTTACCCCGGATGTCGTAGCGGGATCCCGCAATGCAGGAGTGGATTACCCGGAGAGTCACATTTTCCGTGGTCAGGCACCATGGAGTCGTGAGTTCCTTGACGCCGGTCCGGAAGGTTTCCGCGGTACCCGCCCCGCTGTTGTTCGTTCTCAGCGGAATTTCCATGTACGCCGGAGCGGCCATCGCGGTCGATCTTTTCGGCCACGCGACGCCGGCCGGGGTGGCCTGGCTGCGGTGCCTGGGCGCGGCGGTGGTGCTGCTGGCCTGGCGGCGGCCGCCGCGCGCGGCCTGGCGGGGCCGGCGGCTGCTGCTGGCGTGCGTCTTCGGGATCGTGACCGCGGGCATGAACGTGCTGTTCTACGAGGCGATCGCCCGGCTCCCGCTGGGCACGGTCGTCGCGCTGGAGTTCGCCGGGCCCGTGGTGGTGGCCGCCGCGGGCTCCCGCACCCGGCGCGACGTGCTGGCCCTGCTGCTGGTGGTCGCCGGGGTGGTGGCGATCGCCGACGTCCGGCTGTCCGGCAGTGCCCTGGGCGTGCTGTTCGCCCTGGCCGCGGCGGCCGCGTGGGCGGGCTACATCCTGATCGGCAAGCGGGTGGCGACCGACGGCGACGGCATCGACAGCCTCGCGATCGGCTTCGCCGCGGCGACGGTCGTGCTCTCGCCCCTGGCGTTCGGCACGGGAGAAGTGTGGTCTTCGCCACGCATGCTCCTGCTGGGCATCGGCGTGGGCGTGCTGTCGACGGTGGTGCCGTACGCGCTCGACCAGGTGGTCCTGCGCCGCCTGGGCCAGGCCCGGTTCGCGGTGCTGCTGGCCCTGCTCCCGGTGACGGCGGGCGTGACGGGCTTCCTGCTGCTGCACCAGGTGCCGACCCTGCCGGAGGCACTGGGGACCCTGGCGGTGGTGGCCGGCGTGGCCCTGCGGCGACGTGAGGCCCCTTCCCGGCCGTCCCCGGAGCCGCCGGGCTAGGTTCCCGGCCATGCGAATCAAGCACCAGGTGGTCACGTTCGACGCGGCGGACCTCGCGGCCGAGAGCCGGTTCTGGGCGGGCGTGCTCGACGGCGAGGTGGACGAGGACGGCGACTGGCACATGGTGCTGGTGGCCGGCGCCCCGCGGGTCGGCGTGCAGCTCGCCCCCGATCACACGCCGCCGCAGTGGCCGGACGGCCCGGCGAAGCAGCAGGTGCACCTCGACCTGTGGGTCGAGGACTTCCCCGAGGCGCACGAGCAGGTCACGGCCCTCGGCGCGACGGTGCTGAAGCCGGCCGCCGGAAACCCGTCCGGAGACGACTACCAGGTGTACGCCGACCCGGCCGGGCACCCGTTCTGCCTGTGCTGGCTGGTCGCCGAGCAGCCCGGCTGAGCTGATCAGGCCGACGTTGCGGGCCGCTCGGCCGGCAGCTCCGCCGATGGGCGCCGGATCGTGCTGGCCGTCATCGGCGCTGACCGGGGATACTCGTGTCCGGCGGCAGGAGGCTACTGAGGGGATCGATGTCTTCGGGGATCGACGGCGGGCAGCTCGACCTGTCCGGGGTGCGGTGGCTGCCGGGCGGGGCCCGGCTGGCCGCGGTCGCCCAGGCGGAGCTGCCGCAGAAGGACGGGCTGGCCGCGGCGTTCTGCGGTCTCGCGGCGCTGCGGGCGGCCGGGGTGGACGTGCTCGACCAGGACGCCGTCGCGGCGGCCGCGGGGACCGTTCGCGGGCCGGCGGTGCGTCCTCCGGGCGAGCCGGGGCGGACCGGCTTCCGGTTGCCGCCGAGAGTCGTCGGCGATCCGCTCGCTGCGGGTACGCGGGTGTCCGCGCTGGCGACGGCCGTGGGGGCGTTGTCCGGCGGTGCGCTGACCGCGGTGCCGGCGGCGGGGGAGTGGACCACCGAGTCGCTGTTCGCTCTGCTGGCCGGGCTGTGGGACCTGTCGCGCGTCGCGGTGATCGCCCGGATCGACGGTGCGGAGCTCGGCGCCGACGACACCCCCGAACGCGCGCTGCTCGACTACCTCGACACCGGCGTCCCGCCACTGTGGACGTCGCGGTGGCGGCCGCCGGGTGGCCACTTCGTGCTCCTGGCGGGTGTCCGGATCGGTGCCGAAGGAACCCTGGTGTCCGTTGTGGACACTTACCCATCCTTGGGGGACAACGGGATCCACGACCAGCCGCTCGAATGGCTCACGGCGGCGCTGGCCGGGCTGGGGGTACTGGTGGTCGTCGACGCGGACCGCGCCGCGGTGGCCCGCGAGGCGGTCCGCGCCGCGGGCCTCACTCCGTCTTCGTGGGATTGACGTCGGGATCACGGTCGGCGTTCCCGGGCGCGAAGCGGGAGTGGCGGCGGCCGTAGGTGAAGTAGATGACCAGCCCGAGCGCCAGCCAGACCGCGAACCGGATCCACGTCAGCACGTTCAGGTTCAGCATCAGGTAGAAGCACGCCGCCGCCGCGACGATCGGGATCACCGGCGAGAACGGCACGGTGAACGGCCGGTCCAGGTCGGGTCGCCGGCGGCGCAGCACCGGGACGGCCACCGCGACGATGATCATCGCCGACAGCGCGCCGATGCTCACCATGTCGGCCAGCTCGGAGATCGGGATGAACGCGGCCAGCACGGCGATCAGCACCGCCCCGCCGATGGTCATCCGGTGCGGGGTGCCCCACTTCGGGTGCGCGGTGCCGAGCTTCTTGGGCAGCAGGCCGTCGCGGCCCATCGCGAAGCCGATCCGGCCGATCGTGACCAGCTCCACCATCATCACCGACGTCAGGCCGGTCACCGCGCCGAGCGAGATGAGCGCGCCGACCCAGTGCTGGCCGACCTTGTCGAACGCGTCGGCCAGCGGCGCGCCCGTGTCGATGTCGGTGAAGGGGATCATCCCGGTGAGGACGATCGAGACGCCGATGTAGAGCACCGCGCAGACGGCCAGCGCGCCGAGGATGCCGACCCGCAGGTCCTTCTTCGGGTTCAGCGTCTCCTCGCCGAGGTTCGCGAGCGCTTCGAAGCCGGTGTAGGCGAAGAAGACCACGGCGGCGGCGGTGATCATGCCGGCGATGCCGTACACGGACTGCTCCAGGCCGAGCGCCGCCTGCACGATCGGCTGCTCCAGCACGCTCGACCCGCCCTCGGGCGGCTTCGCCGTCGGGATGAACGGCGTCAGGTTCGAGCCCTTGACGAAGAACAGGCCCACGGCGAGGACCAGGACGCAGACGGCGACCTTCACGCACACCAGGAGGTTAGTCAGCCAGGCCGACTCCTTGATCCCCAGCACGGCGACCACGGTCAGCACGGCGATGATGGCGACGGCGCCGACGTTGACCTTCGCGTCCTCGCCGAACCAGTCCGGCGACAGCCCGAGCAGGTTCGCCAGGTAGCCGGACCAGCCGCGGGCGACCACGGCGGCGCCGAGCGCGAACTCGAGCAGCAGGTCCCAGCCGATGATCCAGGCGAAGATCTCGCCGAGCGTGGCGAAGGCGTACGTGTAGGCGCTTCCCGCCGTCGGGACGCTCGACGCGAGCTCGGCGTAGCAGAGCGCCGCCAGCCCGGCGACGGCGGCGCCGAGCACGAACGAGAGCGTCACCGCCGGCCCGGCGTGCGTCTTCGCCTCGACGCCCGCGAGGGTGAAGATGCCGGTCCCGATGATGATCCCGATGCCGAACCCGATCAGGTCGCGGCCGCGCAGCCGCCGTTTGAGCTCACCCGAGTCCTGGCGCTTCAGGACCTCGTCCACGTTCAACGTTCTCCGCACACCCATGAAGAGAAGTTAGAAGGTCACGAGCCTTTTCGCAGATCGGCAGGAAGCAACCGCCGCCGGTGCCGAGTGATGTCGGCGGGTGCGGATGGCGCGAACGGCCGGGCACCGGAATGCTGTGCCAGTGCCCCCCGAGACGCCCCCCGAAGACCGCCCCGCCCGCAGCCCCCTGCACGAGCTCGCCGACGCCCACGGCATCGCCACCCGGTACGAGAACTCGGACCAGGTGTGGGTCGAGGTGGACGACGACGTCGTCGTCGCCGTGCTGCGGCAGTTCGGGGTCGACGCGACCGGCGCGGACGCGATCGGCGCCGCACTGGCCGCCGTGCGCGATGCCCGGCCGGCGGGCGCGCTGCCGCCGACCATCGTCGTCCGGGAGGGCGTCACCCGGGCGCTCGGCACGGACGCCGAGGTCGTGCTCGAGGACGGCACCCGCCGGCGG
This genomic window contains:
- a CDS encoding sugar ABC transporter permease, yielding MTETPAKHEVGSPADALAQTQNPTAAITDFGIDTTSMSTGEALRDYFARIRAGELGSLPSLFGLLVLVILFSALSDNFFTLSNIANVFPQGAGVIIIAMGIVFVLLLGEIDLAAGVASGTAASVMALHYVHAGNLLGTLGSGVFITFIAVLAVAMLLSAYQRIWAGAVLSLIGLLLVAVGVPANAWLEILLAICVGTAIGCITGFLVSKIGMPSFVVTLALFIVWQGVLLQFIGEGGTIGITNSDTLYKIANGNLNILGSWIFFLVAAGGFAVITLISHFKRLQRGLVVQPTALVLVKVGALVVLSAVGTWLLTINRSPNKAVVTIEGVPYVIPIMLVLLVAGTYVLNKTKYGRYVYAVGGNKEAARRAGIDVPKIRASVFVIGSAIAAIGGIVAASKVGSVSPQSGGLNTLLYSVGAAVIGGTSLFGGKGRVADAVVGGLVIAVVINGLGLLKQPAAVVNIITGLVLLLAATVDALSRRRAAASTR
- a CDS encoding DMT family transporter; the protein is MYAGAAIAVDLFGHATPAGVAWLRCLGAAVVLLAWRRPPRAAWRGRRLLLACVFGIVTAGMNVLFYEAIARLPLGTVVALEFAGPVVVAAAGSRTRRDVLALLLVVAGVVAIADVRLSGSALGVLFALAAAAAWAGYILIGKRVATDGDGIDSLAIGFAAATVVLSPLAFGTGEVWSSPRMLLLGIGVGVLSTVVPYALDQVVLRRLGQARFAVLLALLPVTAGVTGFLLLHQVPTLPEALGTLAVVAGVALRRREAPSRPSPEPPG
- a CDS encoding VOC family protein, with the protein product MRIKHQVVTFDAADLAAESRFWAGVLDGEVDEDGDWHMVLVAGAPRVGVQLAPDHTPPQWPDGPAKQQVHLDLWVEDFPEAHEQVTALGATVLKPAAGNPSGDDYQVYADPAGHPFCLCWLVAEQPG
- a CDS encoding ROK family transcriptional regulator, which encodes MIKPVSSSPVARPDEVRRHNRTTLLRLLHVGGPSTRATLAAELGLNRSTIKTLVDGLAEAGVVEEKVPRPGRGAGRPSLLVLPQPHAAVVLAVDLQVEHVAIALVGLGGQILGRNSWNLRGRMNRPEEVITHVIESATVLAGDLDVSPVAVGVSVPGVVRRADGYVHEAPNLRWTDVALGERLGGVLQIPILVGNDAELGAVAEHLRGAARGSSDMVYISADVGVGGGVIAEGAALRGGAGYVGEIGHMVIRPGGRPCYCGSSGCWETEVGEAALCRALGLAEDTPRGAILFELRELGRDSEAAMTRLAEFAEWLTLGLINVVNLLGPQLVILGDLLTVLPEAVLRHVGAEVRRRSLVSRAVGGTRIISSALGADVKLLGAAEVAFEVVLDSV
- a CDS encoding ATP-binding cassette domain-containing protein, producing the protein MSEPILEIKGLNKSFGPVHVLHDVDFDVRAGEVTALVGDNGAGKSTLVKCIAGIHPYDSGAVRFNGQDAHIRGPKDAADLGIEVVYQDLALADNLDIVQNMFLGRERGNSWKLDEASMEKAARETLASLSVRTVKSVRTPVSSLSGGQRQTVAIAKSVLWNSKVVVLDEPTAALGVAQTRQVLDLVRRLAEQGLGVVLISHNMADVFEVADRISVLYLGRLVAEVHTKDVSHGQIVELITAGRSGDLGLARPEAVVL
- a CDS encoding amino acid permease — its product is MDEVLKRQDSGELKRRLRGRDLIGFGIGIIIGTGIFTLAGVEAKTHAGPAVTLSFVLGAAVAGLAALCYAELASSVPTAGSAYTYAFATLGEIFAWIIGWDLLLEFALGAAVVARGWSGYLANLLGLSPDWFGEDAKVNVGAVAIIAVLTVVAVLGIKESAWLTNLLVCVKVAVCVLVLAVGLFFVKGSNLTPFIPTAKPPEGGSSVLEQPIVQAALGLEQSVYGIAGMITAAAVVFFAYTGFEALANLGEETLNPKKDLRVGILGALAVCAVLYIGVSIVLTGMIPFTDIDTGAPLADAFDKVGQHWVGALISLGAVTGLTSVMMVELVTIGRIGFAMGRDGLLPKKLGTAHPKWGTPHRMTIGGAVLIAVLAAFIPISELADMVSIGALSAMIIVAVAVPVLRRRRPDLDRPFTVPFSPVIPIVAAAACFYLMLNLNVLTWIRFAVWLALGLVIYFTYGRRHSRFAPGNADRDPDVNPTKTE
- a CDS encoding sugar ABC transporter substrate-binding protein, which gives rise to MRSRTLTLLAATVSTGLVLSACGANSSDSGGAGSSSASSSAPAAAGGASGKVGVILPETATSARWEAFDKPMLQAALTAQGFEADIQNAQGDAQKFSTLADGFISSGVKALIIAPSDPAVGAAVEAKAKGAGIPVIDYDRPSLGGSADYYVSFDNEKVGQLQGQGLADKLKATPGAQVIQIEGAPTDNNATLFTAGQDSVLKPLFTSGALKLVQKQPINDWDNQLGGTTFEQILQGNGGKVDGVVAANDGLAGAVITILKKNGLNGKVPVTGQDATADGLMAIMRGDQYLTIFKPIKEEAEATAKLAAALAKGDTAGADAIATGKLHDPKNNRDIKSVLLTPTLILEKDIKTVVTQGYVKASEICGGDLAAKCTSLGIS